The following is a genomic window from Rutidosis leptorrhynchoides isolate AG116_Rl617_1_P2 chromosome 8, CSIRO_AGI_Rlap_v1, whole genome shotgun sequence.
AAATGAAAATCTTCAGcgtttttattaaatatatttgaGATCAAAGTCACCATTTCGCGTTTCGTAGCGTTTTTCAGTCTTCAGAGTTGTTTTTTTTGTTAGTCCCAATTTGTATCGATTTTTAGTTTCAGTTCAGTCAACATGAGGCTCAGTATACATAACTTGTACGTTTGACATTTTCAAGGTACGATCCTCTTGAGACTATTTCTCGTATATTTTGTTAAAGATAGTTGTTTTTTTTGTTAGTCCCAATTTGTATCGATTTTTAGTTTAAGTTCAGTCAACATGAGGCTCAGTATAGATAGCTTGTACTATATTTTGTTAAAGATGTTTTCTATTTGAAAACATCAGGATTTCTGAGTATAAAAAAGAATTTAGTGTCGTTTCTAGAATGCTCTTTTTTGGTTCTTTTTTCAGTTGTATTTATCCCAATTCCATGACTCTAAATATTTAATTACGAAAAAAGTAGATGGAAAACATATCTTTGTTCACAAGCAAAGTCCCCCTGCTACATATAAACAAACCATCACCACCGTCGTCTTTCCCAATTCCCAAATTCCAAAATCATCTCAAAACCCTAACCACCAAAATTTTCAAttcttcattttctttctttaatcaatctattaaCACAACATGACCAATCCTGCTGATCAACCTGAATCGTCAGAATCGTAAGTAATTACAAACAATTGCTTCTTAATCTCGTTTCTGTAATCTATGATCACCGATTGATTGCAGTTTCATATTTATGATCTTATAATTGTTTTACTGTGTGTGTAGTAAGGGGACCAAGCGTGACTTTAGTACCGCAATACTTGAGCGAAAGAAGGCTCCTAATCGACTCGTTGTTGATGAAGCCGTTAACGATGATAACTCCGTTATCTCCTTACATCCTGACACCATGGAAAAACTTCAACTTTTTAGAGGCGATACTATCCTAATCAAGGTTTATTTACAATTAcagtttatttattttgtttttatcGCTTAATTTTATATTCTAGGGTTTGTTTATTTAACTTTTTAAGGTGCGTATAAAATTATGAAATCTGTGTGAGGTGTTGTCCGCCTAGGGTTTATATTATTGGTTCAAATCTATGTAGGGCAAAAAGAGGAAGGATACTGTATGTATTGCTCTTGCCGATGAAACCTGTGAAGAACCTAAGATCAGGATGAATAAAGTTGTTAGGTCAAATCTTAGGGTTAGGCTTGGTGATGTGGTTTCAGTGCATCAGTGTGCTGATGTTAAGTATGGGAAGCGTGTTCATATTCTTCCCATTGATGATACCATTGAAGGTGTCACTGGAAACCTGTTTGATGCTTATTTAAAACGTAAGTTTAATTCGACTTTTAATAGTTAGTATCTTATCTTGTTGAGTGTATGTGTTTTATGCTGAGTTTATGTTTGGTTCAATTGCAGCTTACTTTCTTGAAGCATATCGCCCTGTGAGGAAGAACGATTTCTTTCTGGTAAGGGGAGGAATGAGGAGTGTTGAGTTTAAAGTTATTGAGACTGATCCTGGGGAGTACTGTGTGGTTGCCCCTGACACAGAGATATTTTGTGAGGGTGAGCCTATTAAAAGGGAGGATGAAGATCGTTTAGATGAGATCGGATACGATGATGTTGGCGGTGTTCGTAAACAGATGGCTCAGATTCGTGAGCTGGTCGAACTTCCTTTACGCCACCCACAATTGTTCAAGTCTATTGGCGTTAAGCCACCTAAGGGTATTCTGCTTTACGGGCCACCTGGTTCTGGTAAGACTTTAATAGCTAGAGCCGTTGCTAATGAGACCGGTGCGTTCTTTTTCTGTATCAACGGGCCCGAGATCATGTCGAAAATGGCGGGAGAAAGTGAGAGTAACTTAAGGAAAGCGTTTGAGGAAGCCGAGAAAAATGCACCGTCGATTATATTTATCGATGAGATTGATTCAATTGCTCCTAAGCGTGAGAAGACGCACGGTGAAGTTGAACGAAGGATTGTTTCTCAGTTGCTTACACTTATGGACGGGTTGAAATCCCGGGCCCATGTTATAGTTATGGGTGCGACTAACCGTCCGAACAGTATCGACCCTGCGTTAAGAAGGTTTGGTAGAtttgatagagagattgatattggtgTACCTGATGAAATTGGTCGTCTTGAGGTTCTTCGAATTCATACCAAGAACATGAAGTTAGCTGAAGATGTTGATTTGGAGAAGGTTTCGAAAGACACACATGGGTATGTCGGTGCTGACCTGGCGGCTTTGTGTACTGAAGCTGCACTACAATGTATTAGAGAGAAGATGGATGTGATTGATTTGGAAGACGAGTCTATCGATGCAGAGATTTTGAATTCGATGGCGGTTTCAAATGAACACTTTCAAACAGCACTTGGTACTAGTAATCCGTCTGCTCTTCGTGAGACCGTTGTTGAAGTGCCTAATGTCAGTTGGGAAGACATTGGTGGGCTCGAAAATGTCAAAAGAGAGCTGCAAGAGGTATTTATATTAAAaagatttaaatttttttttttttttttttatgttctgTTTGCATATGTTAATGTTACTATGTTATGTAGACTGTGCAATATCCTGTGGAACACCCTGAGAAATTTGAGAAGTTTGGTATGGCTCCGTCGAAAGGAGTTTTGTTCTATGGCCCACCTGGTTGTGGTAAAACTTTACTTGCAAAGGCAATTGCGAATGAATGCCAGGCTAACTTTATTAGTATTAAGGGACCCGAGTTGCTTACAATGTGGTTTGGTGAGAGTGAAGCCAATGTTAGAGAAATATTCGACAAGGCTCGTGGGTCCGCTCCTTGTGTCCTCTTTTTTGATGAGCTTGATTCCATTGCAACCCAGGTTCGTTTTCGTTTACTTGACTTGTaaccattttattatcattaaacggttaagattttttttttttttttttttttttttttttaaatgatgagTATAGAGAGGAAGTAGCCAAGGAGATGCAGGAGGTGCGGCTGACAGGGTTTTGAATCAACTTTTGACTGAAATGGACGGAATGTCGGCTAAAAAAACCGTCTTTATTATCGGTGCGACTAACAGGCCTGATATCATTGATCCTGCGCTGTTGAGGCCTGGTCGTCTCGATCAGTTGATATACATTCCTCTGCCAGATGAAGAATCTCGCTATCAAATCTTTAAATCTGCTTTAAGGAAATCCCCTGTTGCTAAGGATGTCGACTTACGAGCTCTTGCACAGTACACGCAGGGTTTCAGTGGTGCTGATATCACTGAAATATGTCAGCGTGCCTGCAAGTACGCCATTCGCGAGAACATAGAGAAAGTAATGTTATCTTCATTTATAATTTTCCAAGTTTTGCAAACGGGTCAGGCTTGgttggtttgggtaacgggtcaaactgGTTTTGGGTTGAATTGGGTCATGGGACAAACGGGTAAAAATTATAAACGGGTCGGGTTGGGTAACATGTCGAAACGGTTAATCGGTTAAATAGGTCCAAACGAGTCATATACTTTTACATTtgattttttacatttattatatgtttgacccatttgacccattaggGACCCATTAGACCCGTCTCTTTTAATAGAACTTTACGATTTGTTACCTATTTGACATgttcttttatattttgtataaaacCCAATAGGTTAAAGAACACTCATTGGAACTTTTTTAAAGGAAAAACTCGTTGGAACTTTTTTTAAGTTTCAGTTTACATTGACAGTCAAGACCCAAATTAACCCGAAAGTTTAACCCATTTGACCTAAATTTGATagtatgggtctcaattgccaTGTATAATGTTTAATAATGTTTAATATATCTGCTAATGTGTGTATTGTTTGCAGGATATTGAGAGGGAGAAGAGGAGAAGCGAGAACCCAGAAGCTATGGAGGAGGATGTGGAAGATGAGGTGGCGGAGATTAAAGCCGCTCACTTTGAAGAATCGATGAAATTCGCGAGGAGGAGTGTTAGTGATGCTGATATCCGCAAGTACCAGGCGTTTGCTCAGACTCTGCAACAGTCAAGAGGTATTGGTTCTGAGTTCAGGTTCTCAGAGACGAGTGGTCGCGCGGCTGCTAGTGACCCTTTTGCTGCACCGGCTGGTGCAGCCGACGATGATGACCTCTACAATTAGGTTTTAGTTAACTTGGTTGTTACTTGTAATCAGTACTCGTATGCTCTTTTAGACGTTTGGTTAATAATGTTCCAAGttatctaatgtttaaattatgtaATGTACACTTGATGTTATGTTTTGCTTGAATGTTTAATATGATGCTAGTTTGTGGTGAATTTGGGTCAGTTGTCGTATTTGTAGAAGGTCCTGGCACTTCAAATCATAAAGTGACCACAAAAGATTTTCTTAGACAATTAAAACCATTTATTTAAACATCATATTGTTGATCGCTTTTTTTCTTTGATACCGCCCGTTTTACAAGTATTTTACAAACTATTTTCCGACGTAGTTTGCCCATTTAAGCTAAATTATACCATATTCCTGTCTTTTTGTTAAAAATACGTTTTATGTGTTTACAGACAAATAGATGGATTTTCAAGCGGTGTCGTTTGATTTTTTTGGGCCGGCCACTCATGCTTAGATGTCAATGGTGACTCCTTGTCCGGTTTTTTGTGTCTGGTTTTCCTTTGAGCTACCCGACGCTTATGGGTTTATTAACGCATGTGTTTTGTTTCATAGGTTGATTGTAACCggatgtaattcgtttgtaatgaCAATATTTTGTGTGTGTAGTAGTCAATGTAATTGATTGTGCAATACGGTCTAGATCAATTGTGATTTTAAAAGATATTCAAATCTTTCAATTAGGCTGTTAAGTCTGAGTCAATTGTAACACAACTTAGTCTAcaaatcattttaatttaattcatgtttttttttttttgaaatgaaAAAACAACGTTAACTATTTGGCATTAAAATGGATGTAACCTTTGTATTTAttcgtagtaaaaaaaaaaaaaaacaatttgtaTTCACCTACTAGAAACAAAAGTACTCCGTAATAAACACCAGGAATCAAACATACGATTCTTGTTTTTAATTTTAACTTTCTCAACAGTTTTGGTAAAAAGTTATTCttcaattaatataaattttaaatatgaaaAAAACAACAAATGTAGGATGTATTATTTagaattttagattttaaaataatTGAAGGCCGTACTCAAAGGGCCCTAGTAGAATACGAATTGATTATCCTAATCATACTGAATGGAATACGGTAATACATATAATACTGAGTTTTGAATAACACACGAAACTAGAAAAAAGGTCTGCCACTTCGTTGGCCAAAACACAGggaaaaaaaaatggaaaaaatatattaaaaaatactGTTCATCAGCTCCGGGTACTGTTCAGCAGCTTCGGGGGTACTGTTCATCGGCTCAGTGGTTCAGCTCGGCATACTGTTCATCGGCTCAGTGGCTCGACTTACTATTCTTTGGGGGAGCATGATATACTCATTGAAAATTAATtcatataataatactaatctCAAGACTGTTATCTTATTTTTATCAAGTTATGTTTGGCAATATGGATGTATATATGACAATAAGCAAATAACGTTTACTTTTACTACTACGGAACGAAATACACTACTTGTAAACCATTGGACGACTTTTTTCGACCTTTTCGGATTTTTTTCGACCTTTCCGGACGACATGTCGTTTTCAATATCTTTTACGGACGACAGGTCGTCCGGAAAGTGTCGTCTCCAATTGTTCGTCCCAGAAAGTCTTTCCGGACAAAATGTGTTTTTCCCGGAAGATGATGGGTCCCACTTTAACTTTTTCAGCTGCAATAGAGGACGACCTTTTCAGACGACATTTGGAGACAAGTAAcagcccaacccgttaaccaatcgaaaaacatgaaataaaaaaaaaattaattttctgTTGCacagtggggtgcgcggcgcgcaacccctgttgtgcgcggcgcgcacagcctccttcagcttctgtccggatttCCCAAATTGGGCAAAAAGATCTCCCACTTTccggcacttttagacgaaacgctttttacatcatgttataataagtaaaactaacacatttcaatcataaaattgagttttacaatgcggggcccacatatgcccaaataccCTTAAAtacaaaatacgagtttcgaccacaaaaagtttaatttttaaacgtcacttagagcatggtgtttggcatCATAATCGTAACAATAATGAAATGCGAAACATCAACAAatatataaaccatggttaaccaattcttcgcaagggaatgacttcgcgaaacaagtcatcgatgttcataacaaccgttagcgcccaaacacagctatggtatgctaacccccgaggtgttccaaaaacgactatggcatcacccccaagtgtttcaAAAAC
Proteins encoded in this region:
- the LOC139861134 gene encoding cell division control protein 48 homolog D-like, producing the protein MTNPADQPESSESKGTKRDFSTAILERKKAPNRLVVDEAVNDDNSVISLHPDTMEKLQLFRGDTILIKGKKRKDTVCIALADETCEEPKIRMNKVVRSNLRVRLGDVVSVHQCADVKYGKRVHILPIDDTIEGVTGNLFDAYLKPYFLEAYRPVRKNDFFLVRGGMRSVEFKVIETDPGEYCVVAPDTEIFCEGEPIKREDEDRLDEIGYDDVGGVRKQMAQIRELVELPLRHPQLFKSIGVKPPKGILLYGPPGSGKTLIARAVANETGAFFFCINGPEIMSKMAGESESNLRKAFEEAEKNAPSIIFIDEIDSIAPKREKTHGEVERRIVSQLLTLMDGLKSRAHVIVMGATNRPNSIDPALRRFGRFDREIDIGVPDEIGRLEVLRIHTKNMKLAEDVDLEKVSKDTHGYVGADLAALCTEAALQCIREKMDVIDLEDESIDAEILNSMAVSNEHFQTALGTSNPSALRETVVEVPNVSWEDIGGLENVKRELQETVQYPVEHPEKFEKFGMAPSKGVLFYGPPGCGKTLLAKAIANECQANFISIKGPELLTMWFGESEANVREIFDKARGSAPCVLFFDELDSIATQRGSSQGDAGGAADRVLNQLLTEMDGMSAKKTVFIIGATNRPDIIDPALLRPGRLDQLIYIPLPDEESRYQIFKSALRKSPVAKDVDLRALAQYTQGFSGADITEICQRACKYAIRENIEKDIEREKRRSENPEAMEEDVEDEVAEIKAAHFEESMKFARRSVSDADIRKYQAFAQTLQQSRGIGSEFRFSETSGRAAASDPFAAPAGAADDDDLYN